In Listeria monocytogenes, the following proteins share a genomic window:
- a CDS encoding diacylglycerol kinase family protein has product MLMDLKDRKYKRSKNYAESFHHAFTGLKTAFLEERNMRFHTFAALAVVICGFFFHVTKSEWILLILSIFGVLTLEMVNTAIERAVDVATEQYIDEAKKAKDVAAGAVLLAAIVASFIGLIIFIPYFCQMFL; this is encoded by the coding sequence ATGCTTATGGACTTGAAAGATAGAAAATACAAACGTAGTAAAAATTATGCAGAATCTTTTCATCATGCTTTTACTGGACTAAAAACTGCTTTTTTAGAAGAACGTAATATGAGATTTCATACTTTTGCAGCGCTTGCTGTTGTCATCTGTGGCTTTTTCTTTCATGTAACTAAATCTGAATGGATTTTATTAATCCTTTCTATTTTTGGTGTGTTAACGCTAGAGATGGTAAACACAGCGATTGAACGAGCGGTGGATGTGGCGACAGAGCAATACATTGATGAGGCGAAAAAAGCGAAGGATGTAGCTGCTGGAGCTGTACTGTTAGCAGCAATTGTAGCAAGTTTTATTGGACTAATAATATTCATACCATACTTTTGCCAGATGTTTTTATAA
- the era gene encoding GTPase Era — protein sequence MSEPFKSGFVAIVGRPNVGKSTLLNHIIGQKIAIMSDKAQTTRNKVQGVYTTDESQIIFIDTPGIHKPKHKLGDFMVKIALNTFQEVDLIYFVIDASTGFGRGDEFIIEKLKNVQTPVFLLINKIDLIAPEDLFKLIEQYRDLMEFDEIIPISALQGNNVPNLLEQTNANLEIGPMYYPKDQITDHPERFIISELIREQVLQLTREEVPHSVAVVIEGIEKNPKTEKLTINATIIVERSTQKGIIIGKQGQMLKQIGMRARKEIERLLGSKVFLEVWVKVQKNWRDKEHYLQDYGFDREEY from the coding sequence ATGAGTGAACCATTTAAATCAGGATTTGTAGCTATAGTTGGGCGACCTAACGTTGGGAAATCAACTTTATTAAATCACATCATTGGCCAAAAAATCGCTATTATGAGCGATAAAGCCCAAACAACTAGAAATAAAGTACAAGGAGTTTATACAACAGACGAGTCACAAATTATTTTTATCGATACACCAGGTATACATAAACCAAAACATAAATTAGGCGATTTCATGGTAAAAATCGCATTAAATACTTTTCAAGAAGTAGATTTAATTTATTTCGTAATTGATGCCTCTACTGGATTCGGTCGCGGAGATGAATTTATCATTGAAAAACTGAAAAATGTACAAACACCAGTCTTTCTATTGATTAACAAAATTGATTTGATAGCTCCAGAAGACTTATTCAAATTGATTGAACAATACCGCGATTTAATGGAATTTGACGAAATTATTCCTATTTCAGCACTTCAAGGAAACAATGTACCTAACTTATTAGAACAAACGAATGCTAATTTAGAAATCGGACCAATGTATTATCCAAAAGATCAAATCACCGATCATCCCGAGCGCTTCATCATTTCTGAACTTATTCGTGAACAAGTTTTACAATTAACACGAGAAGAAGTGCCGCATTCGGTGGCCGTAGTTATTGAGGGGATTGAAAAAAATCCTAAAACAGAAAAGCTTACGATCAATGCTACCATCATTGTAGAAAGAAGCACGCAAAAAGGAATTATCATTGGTAAACAAGGACAAATGCTAAAACAAATTGGTATGCGAGCTAGAAAAGAAATTGAGCGTTTACTTGGCTCCAAAGTTTTCTTGGAAGTATGGGTGAAAGTTCAAAAAAATTGGCGCGACAAAGAACATTATTTGCAAGATTACGGTTTCGACCGCGAAGAGTATTAA
- the pgpH gene encoding cyclic-di-AMP phosphodiesterase PgpH: MKLAKKWRDWYIESGKKYLFPLLLVCFAVVAYFLVCQMTKPESYNVKLFQVAEKTIRSPQTVEDTEKTKEERTKASDAVEDVYVYNRETGQNRVALIQSLFAYVNEVNAEAQENDNKNKEKAKKENKPAPAPTTTEDKLKSLKDKLSSNVSEKITSNISDEVFTTLIEAKSKDFNVMEDVVTTEVAKSMENKIRDENLNSVKIRARDDIELSAIPAYYKNVSKALVSYAIVPNEIYDEEQTDARRKEAAQSVVPVKILQGQVIVQEGQIVDRETYRQLKMLHLLDQKMPVKQYAGFAIFIIALAAILFLYTKKQSQPKAKKMQTMLIFSSVYLVSLFMLLIILFLETQNISNIAFLFPAAFAPMILKILLNEKYAFLSVIFIAVTSLLTFQNDATSGITIFILLSGATSVVVLRDYSRRSAIMFSGFMVGLINMVYVLLLLLINNSTLLQVSTLMALGYAFLGGFGAFILGVGVIPLFETIFGLLTTSRLVELANPNHPLLKKILMKAPGTYHHSMMVANLAEACADKIGANSLLVRVGCFYHDIGKTLRPPYFVENQLQGINPHDRLTPEQSRDIILSHTKDGAEILKENHMPQPIIDIALQHHGTTLLKYFYFKAKETNPDVKEADYRYSGPKPQTKEIAIINISDSVEAAVRSSTEPTMAKITEIIDGIIKDRFLDGQFTECDITIQEIKIIRDTLIATLNGIYHQRIQYPDDKD, translated from the coding sequence GTGAAACTAGCCAAGAAATGGAGAGATTGGTACATCGAAAGTGGAAAGAAATACCTTTTTCCGCTGCTCCTTGTTTGCTTTGCAGTTGTAGCTTATTTTCTCGTTTGCCAAATGACGAAACCGGAATCTTACAATGTTAAACTATTCCAGGTGGCTGAAAAAACAATTCGTTCACCTCAAACGGTGGAAGATACAGAAAAAACAAAAGAAGAAAGGACCAAAGCAAGCGATGCTGTAGAAGATGTATATGTCTACAATCGTGAAACTGGTCAAAACCGAGTAGCACTTATCCAAAGTTTATTCGCTTATGTAAATGAAGTAAACGCAGAAGCCCAGGAAAACGATAATAAAAATAAAGAAAAAGCAAAAAAAGAAAACAAACCTGCTCCTGCGCCAACGACTACTGAAGACAAACTAAAAAGCTTAAAAGACAAATTATCTAGTAATGTATCCGAAAAAATAACTTCTAACATATCTGACGAAGTTTTCACTACATTAATCGAGGCGAAAAGTAAAGATTTTAATGTTATGGAAGATGTTGTTACAACAGAAGTCGCAAAATCCATGGAAAATAAAATCCGGGATGAAAACTTAAATTCAGTAAAAATTAGAGCTCGTGATGATATTGAACTTTCAGCGATACCAGCTTACTACAAAAATGTCTCCAAAGCTTTAGTTTCATACGCTATTGTACCCAATGAAATTTATGATGAAGAACAAACAGATGCACGACGTAAAGAAGCTGCACAATCCGTTGTTCCTGTAAAAATTTTACAAGGCCAAGTTATTGTTCAAGAAGGTCAAATCGTTGATAGAGAAACCTATCGTCAATTAAAAATGTTACACTTACTTGATCAAAAAATGCCTGTAAAACAGTACGCTGGATTTGCTATTTTCATTATTGCTTTAGCAGCAATCCTATTTCTTTACACGAAAAAGCAATCTCAACCTAAAGCGAAAAAAATGCAAACAATGCTTATTTTTTCCTCGGTTTATCTTGTTTCTTTATTCATGTTATTAATTATTCTATTCTTAGAAACGCAAAACATCTCGAACATTGCTTTCTTATTCCCAGCCGCCTTTGCACCGATGATTCTCAAAATCTTGCTTAATGAGAAATATGCCTTTTTAAGCGTCATCTTTATTGCTGTAACTAGCTTGTTAACATTTCAAAATGATGCGACAAGTGGTATAACTATTTTCATCTTATTGAGTGGGGCGACAAGTGTGGTTGTGTTGCGCGACTATAGTAGACGTTCAGCCATTATGTTTTCTGGCTTTATGGTCGGTTTGATTAATATGGTGTACGTGTTACTTTTATTATTAATAAATAACAGCACATTGCTGCAAGTTTCTACACTAATGGCGCTTGGATATGCCTTTTTAGGTGGATTTGGTGCGTTTATTCTTGGGGTTGGAGTTATTCCGTTATTCGAAACGATTTTTGGTTTATTAACAACGAGTCGTTTGGTTGAGTTAGCCAATCCAAATCATCCATTATTGAAGAAAATATTAATGAAAGCTCCTGGTACGTATCATCATAGTATGATGGTAGCCAATTTAGCAGAAGCTTGTGCTGATAAAATCGGAGCCAATAGTTTACTTGTTCGTGTTGGCTGTTTTTACCATGATATTGGAAAAACACTAAGACCTCCTTATTTTGTAGAAAATCAATTGCAGGGAATTAATCCTCACGATAGGCTGACACCAGAACAAAGTCGTGATATAATTCTTTCGCATACGAAAGACGGGGCAGAGATTTTAAAAGAAAATCATATGCCACAACCAATTATTGATATTGCACTGCAACATCACGGGACTACATTGCTTAAATATTTCTATTTTAAAGCAAAAGAAACAAATCCCGATGTGAAAGAGGCAGACTATCGTTACAGTGGTCCGAAGCCACAAACAAAAGAAATTGCCATTATTAACATATCAGATAGCGTAGAAGCTGCTGTTCGTTCTTCAACAGAGCCAACAATGGCAAAAATAACAGAAATTATTGATGGAATTATTAAAGATCGTTTCCTTGATGGGCAATTTACAGAATGTGATATTACGATTCAAGAAATCAAAATCATTCGTGATACATTAATCGCCACATTAAATGGAATATATCATCAACGAATTCAATATCCTGATGACAAAGATTGA
- a CDS encoding cytidine deaminase yields MKENNFISLAKQAREFAYVPYSKFPVGAALVTSDDEVVLGCNIENASFGLTNCAERTAIFKAVSEGKRDFKQLVVVADTDGPVSPCGACRQVISEFCAPDMPVILTNLTGKTATVTVKELLPGAFTSEDML; encoded by the coding sequence ATGAAAGAAAATAATTTTATCTCACTCGCTAAACAAGCAAGAGAATTTGCGTATGTTCCTTACTCGAAATTCCCAGTAGGAGCAGCTCTTGTTACATCAGATGACGAGGTTGTACTTGGTTGTAATATTGAAAATGCATCTTTTGGCTTAACGAATTGCGCGGAACGAACGGCTATTTTTAAAGCTGTATCAGAAGGAAAACGGGATTTTAAACAGCTAGTTGTCGTAGCTGATACAGATGGACCAGTTTCGCCTTGCGGAGCATGCAGACAAGTAATCAGTGAATTTTGTGCGCCAGATATGCCAGTAATTTTAACAAACTTAACAGGAAAAACAGCGACGGTAACAGTGAAAGAACTTTTACCAGGCGCATTCACATCGGAGGATATGTTATGA
- a CDS encoding DUF4352 domain-containing protein, which yields MDMLLILLTSLFTLTFIGVIVGIIFLIVRKEKWVGIIVAGLSMGIGFLVLIIGLNVTTIKLFEGMNNPFSTYNYEADYNYETSDDYDDEYDEDYYDDYTDVKYGEAVEIENNSTVTIYKPELSQKKEGYDIYKVKVKYVNTSSDPITFYSEDVSLYDNADDDYGRQITEDTFSGEIQPGETKELTLYYEVYNLGPYDVEYDNYNWTTINE from the coding sequence ATGGATATGTTACTTATATTACTAACAAGCTTATTTACACTCACATTCATAGGTGTTATTGTGGGAATTATTTTTCTTATTGTAAGAAAAGAGAAATGGGTAGGGATTATTGTTGCTGGATTATCAATGGGAATTGGTTTCTTAGTATTAATAATTGGGCTCAATGTAACAACAATTAAATTGTTTGAAGGAATGAATAATCCCTTCTCTACTTATAACTATGAAGCCGATTATAATTATGAAACAAGTGATGATTATGATGACGAATATGACGAAGATTATTATGATGACTACACAGATGTAAAATACGGAGAAGCTGTTGAAATAGAGAATAATAGTACAGTGACCATTTACAAACCTGAACTTTCCCAGAAAAAGGAAGGTTATGACATTTATAAAGTGAAAGTAAAGTACGTCAATACTAGCTCTGACCCAATCACATTTTACTCCGAAGATGTTTCGCTTTATGATAATGCGGATGATGATTATGGTCGACAAATCACCGAAGATACTTTCTCAGGAGAGATTCAACCTGGTGAAACAAAAGAATTAACACTTTATTATGAAGTGTATAACCTTGGACCATATGATGTAGAGTACGACAACTATAACTGGACTACAATAAACGAATAA
- a CDS encoding PhoH family protein: MLNEFNEVVELSDDTNIQDLFGNNNKNIELLEELLQVKIITRGESLSITGEEEPVQHTTAVLNELILTVKRGIHIDGRDIAQAVKMQRNGTLIYFHTLFEEEITKNAKGMPIRPKTFGQRTYIQMIKKHDIVFGVGPAGTGKTYLAVVMAVDAWKKGNVSKIILTRPAVEAGESLGFLPGDLKEKVDPYLRPVYDALYDIFGTEHTTRLMDRGVIEIAPLAYMRGRTLDHAFVILDEAQNTTIAQMKMFLTRLGYDSKMIVNGDMTQIDLPKGATSGLVNAEQVLKDVKDIGFVYFEHHDVVRHPLVAEIIKAYEGKQN; the protein is encoded by the coding sequence ATGCTAAATGAATTTAATGAAGTAGTCGAATTATCTGATGACACAAATATTCAAGATTTATTCGGCAATAATAATAAAAATATCGAACTTTTAGAAGAGTTACTTCAAGTAAAAATTATTACTCGGGGAGAATCACTATCGATCACAGGAGAAGAAGAACCTGTGCAACATACGACTGCTGTTTTAAATGAACTTATTTTAACTGTAAAACGAGGCATTCACATAGACGGTCGAGATATCGCTCAAGCAGTAAAAATGCAAAGAAATGGAACGCTTATTTACTTCCATACTTTATTTGAAGAAGAAATTACAAAAAACGCAAAAGGAATGCCTATTAGACCTAAAACATTCGGACAACGAACCTACATTCAAATGATCAAAAAACACGACATCGTTTTCGGCGTTGGTCCAGCAGGTACAGGTAAAACATATCTGGCAGTTGTGATGGCAGTAGACGCATGGAAAAAAGGAAATGTGAGCAAAATCATTTTAACAAGACCTGCCGTTGAAGCTGGGGAAAGCTTAGGCTTTTTACCTGGTGATTTAAAAGAAAAAGTAGATCCTTATTTGCGCCCTGTATACGACGCTTTATACGACATTTTTGGTACGGAGCATACAACAAGGTTAATGGACCGAGGCGTCATTGAAATAGCTCCTCTGGCTTATATGAGAGGTCGTACACTTGATCATGCCTTTGTCATTTTAGATGAAGCGCAAAATACAACTATTGCCCAAATGAAAATGTTTTTAACACGACTTGGTTATGACTCCAAAATGATTGTCAATGGAGATATGACACAAATTGACTTACCAAAAGGTGCAACTAGCGGTCTTGTCAATGCAGAACAAGTTTTAAAAGATGTAAAAGATATCGGTTTTGTTTACTTTGAACATCATGATGTAGTCAGACACCCACTCGTTGCTGAAATTATTAAAGCTTATGAAGGGAAACAAAATTAG
- a CDS encoding GatB/YqeY domain-containing protein → MTLLDKLNEDMKQAMRDKEKEKLSVIRMLKAALQNEAIHQGVKDLTPDDEVTVISRELKQRRDSLAEFDKAGRSDLSDKVRSEIVIVEDYAPKQLTPEELENIVKATIEEVGASSKADFGKVMSAIMPKVKGKADGGAVNQFVKKYLS, encoded by the coding sequence TTGACACTGCTTGACAAGTTAAATGAAGATATGAAACAAGCGATGCGCGATAAAGAGAAAGAAAAACTTTCCGTTATTCGTATGTTAAAAGCAGCTTTACAAAACGAAGCAATTCACCAAGGTGTGAAAGATCTTACTCCGGATGATGAAGTAACCGTGATTTCCCGCGAACTCAAACAACGCAGAGATTCTCTAGCAGAGTTTGACAAAGCTGGACGTAGCGACCTTTCTGATAAAGTCCGTTCCGAGATTGTCATTGTAGAGGACTATGCTCCTAAACAACTGACTCCTGAAGAGCTTGAGAACATTGTGAAAGCAACTATCGAAGAAGTTGGCGCATCTAGTAAAGCTGATTTCGGCAAAGTAATGTCCGCAATTATGCCTAAAGTAAAAGGCAAAGCTGACGGCGGTGCTGTTAACCAATTCGTAAAAAAATATCTCTCATAA
- the recO gene encoding DNA repair protein RecO → MEKCEGIVIRQTSYRESDKIVRMYTREFGKIGVVARGAKKTKSRLAAVTQLFTNGYFTFFGGNGLGTLQQGEVIETFSSIQQDIFMTAYATYVCELLDKATEERQPNPYLYELTFQILRDIDEGYDPQILTQIYEMKMLPVLGLYPTMDKCAICGETTGHFDFSTSSNGIICHRCFEKDRYRMHLPENVVKLLRLFFIFQLDRLGNIDVKQETKDWLQKAIDTYYDEYSGLYLKSRKFIREMDKWENMLKKDSDD, encoded by the coding sequence ATGGAAAAATGCGAAGGAATCGTGATACGACAAACGAGTTACCGTGAATCAGATAAAATTGTCCGAATGTATACACGTGAATTCGGAAAAATTGGTGTGGTAGCTCGCGGGGCAAAAAAAACGAAAAGCAGATTGGCTGCAGTAACACAACTATTTACGAATGGTTATTTTACTTTCTTCGGCGGTAATGGACTCGGCACACTTCAACAAGGAGAAGTAATAGAAACATTCTCCTCTATTCAGCAAGATATTTTTATGACTGCTTATGCGACCTATGTTTGCGAATTGCTGGATAAAGCAACAGAAGAACGTCAACCGAATCCGTATCTATACGAATTAACTTTTCAAATTTTACGAGATATCGACGAGGGTTATGATCCGCAAATCCTTACTCAAATATATGAAATGAAAATGTTGCCTGTGCTCGGTCTTTATCCAACGATGGATAAATGTGCTATTTGCGGCGAAACAACTGGACATTTTGATTTTTCGACAAGCAGTAATGGTATTATTTGTCATCGCTGTTTTGAGAAAGATCGGTACAGAATGCATTTGCCGGAAAATGTCGTAAAACTTTTACGCCTGTTTTTCATTTTTCAATTGGATAGACTTGGCAACATTGATGTAAAGCAAGAAACAAAGGACTGGCTTCAAAAAGCAATTGATACTTACTACGATGAATATTCTGGTTTGTATTTAAAAAGCAGGAAATTTATACGAGAAATGGACAAATGGGAAAATATGTTAAAAAAAGATAGCGACGATTGA
- the glyQ gene encoding glycine--tRNA ligase subunit alpha — protein MNLQTMIRTLQDYWSEQGCIMLQSYDVEKGAGTMSPYTFLKAIGPEPWKAGYVEPSRRPADGRYGENPNRLFQHHQFQVVMKPSPDNIQELYLGSLEKLGINPLEHDIRFVEDNWENPSLGCAGLGWEVWLDGMEITQFTYFQQVGGLECFPVTSEITYGVERLASYIQDKENVFDLEWTEGISYRDIFFQAEFENSTYAFETSNTDMLLTLFDTYEREATRQMQDGLVFPAYDYVLKCSHTFNLLDARGVVSVTERAQYIGRIRNLARRIAKTFYESREKLGFPLLKEEGGKRHE, from the coding sequence ATGAATTTACAAACAATGATTAGAACATTACAAGATTATTGGTCCGAGCAAGGTTGTATTATGTTGCAATCGTATGACGTGGAAAAAGGTGCCGGTACAATGAGCCCGTACACTTTCTTAAAAGCAATTGGTCCGGAACCGTGGAAAGCGGGTTACGTTGAGCCGTCGCGTCGTCCTGCTGATGGTCGTTACGGTGAAAATCCAAACAGATTATTCCAACATCATCAATTCCAAGTAGTAATGAAGCCTTCTCCTGACAATATTCAAGAGCTTTATTTAGGGTCTTTAGAAAAATTAGGCATCAATCCACTTGAACATGATATCCGTTTTGTAGAAGATAACTGGGAGAATCCTTCGCTTGGTTGTGCGGGTCTTGGTTGGGAAGTATGGTTAGATGGAATGGAAATCACACAATTCACTTATTTCCAGCAAGTAGGTGGTTTAGAATGTTTCCCTGTTACTTCCGAAATCACATATGGTGTAGAGCGTTTAGCAAGTTATATTCAAGATAAAGAAAATGTATTTGATTTAGAATGGACAGAAGGTATTAGTTACCGCGATATTTTCTTCCAAGCAGAATTCGAAAACTCGACATATGCGTTTGAAACTTCGAATACAGATATGTTGTTGACACTTTTCGACACATATGAAAGAGAAGCCACTCGCCAAATGCAAGACGGCCTTGTTTTCCCAGCATATGATTACGTATTGAAATGTTCGCATACGTTTAACCTTTTAGATGCTCGCGGGGTTGTATCGGTTACCGAACGTGCGCAGTATATCGGTCGAATTAGAAACTTAGCAAGACGCATCGCGAAAACATTTTATGAATCACGAGAAAAACTAGGCTTCCCATTACTCAAAGAAGAGGGAGGAAAACGTCATGAGTAA
- the glyS gene encoding glycine--tRNA ligase subunit beta has protein sequence MSKDFLLEIGLEEMPAQYVTSSVLQLEKRVTDWLTENKIEFGEIKTYSTPRRLTVLVEGMAEEQANRVEEAKGPAKKIALDDEGNWSKAALGFAKSQKVDPADLTFRDIKGVEYIYIKKEVIGEKTSTLLPNLEKVVTSMTFPVSMHWGSNDLRYIRPIKWLIAMFGEEIIPFEITGVTTSNTSRGHRFLGKSATIKQPSDYPNALLEQFVVVNAEERKQAIVEQLRELESMENWQIKEDDDLLEEVTNLVEYPTVLSGNFEKEYLELPEEVLITTMKEHQRYFPVFSQAGELLPHFVTVRNGNHENLDTVARGNEKVLRARLSDADFFYQEDLKMTIDEAVAKLQNIVFHEKLGTLTEKMKRVQKVALMLADYLDWQEEDKQDIIRLTNIYKFDLVTNIVGEFPELQGLMGEKYALLQGEKPAIATAIREHYLPNSAEGELPQTDLGSLIAIADKLETLIGFFCVNIVPTGSADPFGLRRSAFGAMRIIQANGWDIPMLEVISRIVDMERAEGSAELPGADVKKEVQTFLKNRLRVILQGHHIRHDIIDAVIGGDPNVIPQLIDRAQILNEHAEAEWFRPTIEALSRVVKIAKKYEDGVEVDPALFENEYEQALFDKLEKLKFDYAGLTIIERLKAFADLRTTIDAYFDNTLVMSDNDELKNNRLALLFELASFIKEFAQMDEINVK, from the coding sequence ATGAGTAAAGACTTTTTATTAGAAATTGGTTTAGAAGAAATGCCTGCACAATATGTGACTAGTTCTGTTTTACAACTAGAAAAACGTGTAACGGACTGGCTAACTGAAAATAAAATCGAGTTTGGCGAAATTAAAACCTATTCAACACCAAGACGCTTAACTGTTCTTGTAGAAGGAATGGCAGAAGAACAAGCAAATCGTGTAGAAGAAGCAAAAGGTCCAGCGAAAAAAATTGCTTTGGACGATGAAGGCAATTGGTCAAAAGCTGCATTAGGTTTTGCTAAAAGCCAAAAAGTCGACCCTGCTGATCTTACTTTCCGTGATATTAAAGGCGTGGAATATATTTACATTAAAAAAGAAGTCATCGGTGAAAAAACAAGCACATTACTTCCAAATTTAGAAAAAGTAGTAACTAGCATGACTTTCCCAGTAAGTATGCACTGGGGTAGCAATGATTTAAGATATATTCGCCCAATCAAATGGCTTATTGCAATGTTTGGCGAAGAAATCATTCCATTTGAGATTACTGGAGTAACAACAAGTAACACATCGCGTGGTCACCGTTTCTTAGGTAAGTCAGCCACAATTAAACAACCTAGCGACTATCCGAATGCGTTATTAGAACAATTTGTAGTTGTGAATGCAGAAGAACGTAAACAAGCTATCGTAGAACAATTACGTGAACTAGAATCCATGGAAAATTGGCAAATTAAAGAAGATGATGACTTACTAGAAGAAGTAACAAATCTAGTCGAATATCCAACAGTTTTATCTGGTAATTTCGAGAAAGAATATTTAGAATTACCAGAAGAAGTGTTGATCACTACTATGAAAGAACACCAACGTTATTTCCCTGTATTTAGCCAGGCGGGTGAACTATTACCTCATTTTGTTACTGTACGTAATGGAAATCATGAAAATCTTGACACAGTCGCTCGTGGAAATGAAAAAGTCTTGCGCGCTCGTTTGTCAGATGCTGATTTCTTCTATCAAGAAGATTTAAAAATGACGATTGACGAAGCAGTTGCTAAACTTCAAAATATCGTTTTCCATGAAAAATTAGGTACATTAACGGAAAAAATGAAACGCGTTCAAAAAGTAGCTCTAATGCTTGCTGACTATTTAGATTGGCAAGAAGAAGATAAACAAGATATTATTCGGTTAACGAATATTTATAAATTTGATTTAGTAACAAATATTGTCGGTGAATTCCCTGAACTACAAGGATTAATGGGTGAAAAATATGCGTTATTACAAGGTGAAAAACCTGCAATCGCAACTGCAATTCGTGAGCATTATTTACCAAACTCAGCGGAAGGTGAATTACCACAAACTGATTTAGGTTCTTTAATTGCTATTGCAGATAAATTAGAAACACTTATTGGATTTTTCTGCGTGAACATTGTTCCAACAGGTTCCGCTGATCCATTTGGTTTACGCCGCAGTGCTTTTGGAGCGATGCGAATTATTCAAGCAAACGGCTGGGATATCCCAATGCTAGAAGTTATTTCTCGTATTGTTGATATGGAACGCGCGGAAGGATCTGCTGAATTACCTGGAGCAGACGTGAAGAAAGAAGTACAAACGTTCTTGAAAAACCGCCTACGTGTTATTCTACAAGGTCACCATATTCGCCACGATATTATTGATGCTGTTATCGGCGGGGACCCAAATGTGATTCCACAACTTATCGACCGCGCGCAAATTCTAAATGAACATGCAGAGGCTGAATGGTTCCGTCCAACGATTGAAGCACTTAGTCGTGTCGTGAAAATTGCTAAAAAATATGAAGATGGCGTGGAAGTTGATCCAGCGTTATTTGAAAATGAATACGAACAAGCTCTCTTTGATAAATTAGAAAAACTGAAATTCGATTATGCAGGTCTAACGATTATTGAACGTCTAAAAGCTTTTGCAGATTTACGCACAACGATTGATGCTTATTTTGATAATACGCTTGTTATGAGTGATAATGATGAGTTGAAAAATAACCGTCTAGCACTATTATTCGAACTTGCAAGCTTCATTAAAGAATTTGCTCAAATGGATGAAATTAATGTAAAATAA
- the ybeY gene encoding rRNA maturation RNase YbeY, which translates to MTVLEIDLLDETKKLPDEDKQLVENILQFAAEYLKIEQGTELSLTFTTNEGIREINREYRDKDQATDVISFALEEMGDGETEIDWGEFDLETPRMLGDIIISTEKAEEQAKDYGHTKARELGFLAVHGLLHLLGYDHMEPDEEKVMFGLQKEVLDAYGLER; encoded by the coding sequence ATGACGGTCTTAGAAATTGATTTATTAGACGAAACTAAGAAATTACCTGATGAAGATAAACAGCTAGTTGAAAATATTTTACAATTTGCTGCAGAATATTTAAAAATCGAACAAGGCACAGAGCTCTCACTTACTTTTACAACGAACGAAGGCATTCGTGAGATTAACCGTGAATACCGTGACAAAGATCAAGCGACAGATGTTATTTCGTTTGCGCTGGAAGAAATGGGTGACGGGGAAACGGAAATTGATTGGGGCGAGTTTGATTTAGAAACGCCTCGCATGCTTGGCGATATTATTATTTCGACTGAAAAAGCAGAAGAGCAAGCCAAAGATTACGGACATACAAAAGCAAGAGAATTAGGTTTCTTAGCAGTTCATGGATTGCTGCACTTGCTTGGGTATGATCATATGGAGCCTGACGAAGAGAAAGTCATGTTTGGCTTACAAAAAGAAGTGTTGGATGCTTATGGACTTGAAAGATAG
- the rpsU gene encoding 30S ribosomal protein S21: MSKTVVRKNESLEDALRRFKRTVSKSGTLQESRKREFYEKPSVKRKKKSEAARKRKF, encoded by the coding sequence ATGTCAAAAACAGTAGTTCGTAAAAACGAATCGCTTGAAGATGCTCTTCGTCGCTTTAAACGTACTGTTTCCAAAAGTGGAACTTTGCAAGAATCCAGAAAGCGCGAATTTTATGAAAAACCAAGCGTAAAACGTAAGAAAAAATCCGAAGCAGCAAGAAAACGCAAATTCTAA